In a single window of the Leptospira wolffii serovar Khorat str. Khorat-H2 genome:
- the htpX gene encoding protease HtpX: protein MSLVRRIGLFALTNIAVTSTIIAIVHFSGLGAYLQKSGISYGGILVMCTIWGMGGAFISLLISKFSAKMAMGVQVIDPRNASGWQRDLLVRVQRLSEAAGLPMPEVGYYESPEINAFATGPSRDSALVAVSTGLLNRMESGEVDGVLGHELSHVANGDMVTMTLVQGVVNSFVFFFAWIVSTLIVSQLNRGDDREERGGGGFFMQYMIQQVLVMVFGILGSIVVAYVSRAREYRADAGGAKLAGRHNMIAALEKLNIAFSRDPVDQRGESLATLKISNRAGGLASLFATHPPLEERIAALRAKAY, encoded by the coding sequence ATGTCGCTCGTTCGAAGAATCGGACTATTTGCACTCACGAATATCGCGGTCACATCCACGATTATCGCGATCGTGCATTTTTCAGGCTTAGGAGCCTATTTGCAAAAATCAGGGATTTCCTACGGAGGAATCCTCGTCATGTGTACGATCTGGGGTATGGGCGGAGCCTTTATTTCCCTACTGATTTCTAAATTCTCCGCAAAGATGGCCATGGGAGTCCAAGTCATCGATCCTAGAAATGCAAGCGGCTGGCAAAGAGACTTACTCGTGAGAGTACAAAGACTTTCCGAGGCGGCGGGATTGCCTATGCCGGAAGTGGGATACTACGAATCTCCCGAAATCAACGCATTCGCCACAGGCCCTAGTAGAGACAGCGCTCTAGTCGCCGTTTCCACAGGACTACTGAACCGTATGGAAAGCGGAGAAGTGGACGGAGTCCTAGGACACGAACTCTCTCACGTGGCCAACGGAGACATGGTGACCATGACTCTAGTGCAAGGTGTGGTGAACTCTTTCGTATTCTTCTTCGCGTGGATCGTGAGTACTCTCATCGTTTCCCAACTCAACCGAGGAGACGACCGAGAAGAAAGAGGCGGCGGAGGGTTCTTCATGCAATATATGATCCAGCAGGTTCTTGTAATGGTATTCGGAATTCTAGGCTCTATCGTGGTAGCCTACGTTTCCCGCGCTAGAGAATATAGAGCCGATGCGGGTGGAGCGAAACTCGCAGGAAGGCATAATATGATCGCCGCTTTGGAAAAGCTAAATATCGCATTTTCTAGGGATCCTGTAGACCAAAGAGGAGAATCCTTAGCGACCCTGAAGATTTCCAATCGGGCGGGAGGACTCGCATCATTATTTGCGACTCACCCTCCTTTGGAAGAAAGGATCGCCGCTCTTAGAGCAAAAGCCTATTGA
- a CDS encoding PDZ domain-containing protein yields MLQRIVSLALILVSFSVIEAKKKPKPSSPPKADHSVISKSEEEFKKSIVQVKISYQEPDYFNPWKKKNPRVRRGVGIVVPGERILLPAHLLAYSTLVEVKKFSSYAETKAIISKIDSETDLALLKVEEEGFYKDLTPLEFQSSISYPKQVSIYQLDNSGSIQSSSGSLISLDLDQYPQGLVELPVLDVNSAETLNGNGEVLLENGNVTGILFEFSGDKNSGRAIPSFLIQKFLGKFGKSEIAFKGFRYRPVTDTATKNFYGITEKDRGIVVAEVLPGSSADGVLQPGDVILEFGGKKIDSKGYFEHPKYGKQVLSYIAHSGDEFGYQIGKEIPVSILRDKKPSEIKLPLKPFPYSAIRIPHRNPGLKTDYYFNGGFLFVELSEGYLLEWGKDWRSKVDRKLLYLYDYNKFSSPGKEGKIVILSQVIPDESNNGYHEVGGRIVESVNGKPVRSVKDIAKQVKESGTRFVEVRLDDGTDVVLDKENLSSANKRIQTEYRIPNGAMGER; encoded by the coding sequence TTGTTGCAACGTATCGTTTCCCTGGCTCTAATCCTTGTTTCTTTTTCCGTAATAGAGGCTAAGAAGAAGCCTAAGCCCTCTTCTCCCCCAAAAGCGGATCATTCCGTCATATCCAAATCCGAAGAGGAATTTAAGAAAAGCATCGTACAAGTAAAGATATCCTACCAGGAACCCGACTATTTCAACCCCTGGAAAAAGAAAAATCCCAGGGTTCGGAGAGGAGTAGGCATCGTAGTTCCCGGAGAAAGGATCCTATTACCGGCTCATCTGCTCGCCTACTCTACCTTGGTGGAAGTGAAAAAATTCTCCTCTTATGCGGAGACAAAGGCCATCATTTCTAAAATCGATTCCGAGACGGATCTAGCACTTTTGAAAGTGGAGGAGGAAGGATTCTATAAGGATCTGACCCCCTTGGAGTTTCAGTCCTCGATCAGCTATCCGAAACAGGTTTCCATCTACCAATTGGATAATTCCGGATCCATTCAAAGTTCCTCCGGCTCTTTGATCAGTCTAGACTTGGACCAATATCCGCAAGGTTTGGTGGAATTACCCGTTTTAGACGTGAATTCCGCGGAGACATTGAACGGCAACGGGGAAGTATTATTAGAAAACGGTAATGTAACCGGAATCCTTTTCGAATTCTCCGGAGATAAGAATTCCGGTAGAGCTATTCCTTCCTTTTTGATCCAAAAATTCCTAGGTAAATTCGGAAAATCCGAGATTGCATTCAAAGGTTTTCGCTACAGACCGGTAACGGACACTGCCACTAAGAACTTTTACGGAATCACGGAAAAGGATAGAGGGATCGTGGTTGCGGAAGTTTTGCCGGGCAGTTCCGCGGACGGAGTTCTGCAACCGGGAGACGTGATTCTAGAATTCGGCGGAAAGAAGATCGATTCTAAAGGATATTTCGAACATCCAAAATACGGAAAACAGGTTCTTTCCTATATAGCGCATTCCGGAGACGAATTCGGTTATCAAATCGGCAAAGAAATCCCGGTTTCTATTTTGCGGGATAAGAAGCCTTCAGAAATCAAGCTACCATTAAAACCTTTTCCTTATTCAGCGATCCGAATCCCCCATAGAAATCCGGGTTTAAAGACAGACTATTATTTTAACGGAGGCTTTCTCTTCGTGGAACTTTCCGAAGGATATCTTTTGGAATGGGGAAAAGATTGGAGATCCAAAGTGGATCGGAAACTTCTCTATCTATACGATTATAATAAGTTCAGTTCTCCCGGTAAGGAAGGAAAGATCGTAATACTTTCCCAAGTCATTCCGGACGAATCCAATAACGGATACCATGAAGTCGGAGGAAGAATCGTAGAGTCCGTAAACGGAAAACCGGTCCGCTCCGTCAAAGACATAGCCAAGCAGGTGAAAGAATCGGGAACCAGATTCGTGGAAGTTCGCTTAGACGACGGAACCGATGTAGTTTTAGATAAGGAAAATCTTTCCTCCGCAAACAAAAGGATCCAAACAGAATATAGAATCCCTAACGGAGCCATGGGCGAACGCTGA
- a CDS encoding RNA recognition motif domain-containing protein, with protein MQNRKLFVGNLNYSVGQAEISELFSNYGEVSYVKVIEGKGFGFVEMANDEQAANAKNSLNGTEFKGRTLNIDIAKPQTFNKPRRN; from the coding sequence ATGCAAAATCGCAAACTTTTTGTAGGAAATCTTAATTACTCCGTCGGCCAAGCCGAAATCAGTGAGTTGTTCTCTAATTACGGCGAAGTATCGTACGTAAAAGTAATCGAAGGCAAAGGATTCGGATTCGTCGAAATGGCGAATGACGAGCAAGCTGCTAACGCTAAAAACAGTCTGAACGGAACCGAGTTCAAAGGAAGAACCTTGAATATCGATATCGCTAAGCCTCAGACTTTCAATAAGCCTAGAAGAAACTAA
- a CDS encoding DUF4269 domain-containing protein translates to MISDRYSECVKLLDKHGILSKLKDSDPEFVGSIPISVDLPDSDIDIICNIQPSLVGILEGFSHFPNYMLSERNLGGVPSLVCRFHLESEKVEIVAQAIPTRRQISYLHLLIEKEILEENGENIRKKVLERKGSGKTTEESFVEILDLEGKDPYAALLEYGRKKGTIV, encoded by the coding sequence ATGATATCGGACCGCTATTCCGAATGCGTAAAATTACTGGATAAACACGGGATCTTGTCCAAACTAAAGGATTCGGATCCCGAGTTTGTAGGTTCGATTCCTATTTCCGTGGATCTTCCCGATTCCGATATAGACATCATTTGTAATATCCAACCTTCTCTCGTGGGAATTTTAGAGGGCTTCTCCCATTTTCCTAATTATATGCTGTCCGAAAGAAATCTGGGAGGTGTCCCCTCTCTGGTTTGCCGCTTCCATTTGGAGTCGGAAAAAGTGGAAATTGTGGCCCAGGCCATTCCCACTCGGAGACAAATATCTTACCTACATCTGCTCATAGAAAAAGAGATATTGGAGGAAAACGGAGAGAATATTCGGAAGAAGGTTTTAGAGCGCAAAGGCTCCGGCAAGACCACGGAAGAATCGTTTGTAGAAATTCTAGACTTGGAGGGAAAGGATCCCTACGCCGCACTTCTGGAATACGGCAGGAAAAAGGGAACGATAGTCTGA
- a CDS encoding adenine phosphoribosyltransferase — protein MSIVKSKIRTIPDYPRKGILFRDITSLLLDPEGLALTIGTFVDRYTGKGITKVAGIEARGFIIGAPLAFQLGVGFIPIRKKGKLPSETVSQEYDLEYGKDTIEVHKDSVQPGDRILLMDDLIATGGTMIAAVQLLQKLGAEVPEAGVIIDLPDLGGAGKLQKDLGVNVFSICEFEGH, from the coding sequence ATGTCCATCGTAAAAAGCAAAATCCGAACCATCCCAGATTACCCTCGCAAAGGGATTCTATTCCGAGACATCACCTCCCTTCTTTTGGATCCGGAGGGACTTGCTCTTACGATCGGTACTTTCGTGGATAGATATACCGGAAAAGGAATCACCAAAGTCGCCGGGATAGAAGCAAGAGGCTTTATTATCGGAGCCCCCTTGGCCTTCCAACTAGGAGTGGGATTCATTCCCATCCGTAAAAAAGGAAAGCTTCCTTCCGAAACCGTATCTCAGGAATACGATTTGGAATACGGAAAAGATACCATCGAAGTACATAAAGATTCCGTACAACCGGGAGATCGAATTCTACTCATGGACGATCTAATCGCGACCGGCGGAACCATGATCGCCGCAGTGCAATTATTGCAAAAATTAGGTGCGGAAGTTCCTGAAGCGGGAGTCATCATCGATCTTCCTGATCTAGGAGGAGCGGGCAAACTCCAAAAAGATTTGGGAGTGAATGTATTCTCCATCTGCGAGTTCGAAGGTCACTGA
- a CDS encoding LB_289 family protein, translating into MKRTELERRERDLRKAQKKQEALQGRASNGSSVGDFIDQLSGLFRYDVTEIFNTKDDIDVLEVLEQMQAILPQKKWDDVLKKAIKKTGVQEKERAYNELLELLTFENDDAEEEVGV; encoded by the coding sequence ATGAAACGGACCGAATTGGAGAGACGAGAAAGAGATCTCCGCAAAGCTCAAAAAAAACAAGAAGCCTTACAAGGACGAGCCAGCAACGGAAGTAGTGTTGGGGATTTTATAGACCAACTTTCCGGATTGTTCCGCTACGACGTAACCGAGATTTTCAATACGAAAGACGATATCGACGTCTTGGAAGTACTCGAGCAAATGCAGGCCATTCTTCCCCAAAAAAAATGGGATGATGTATTGAAGAAGGCCATTAAGAAAACCGGAGTACAGGAAAAAGAAAGAGCATATAATGAGCTATTGGAACTCCTGACTTTTGAAAACGACGACGCGGAAGAAGAAGTAGGAGTATAG
- a CDS encoding trypsin-like peptidase domain-containing protein, with translation MLRLHLVILAFFFYAHLHAEEKTDFDSVRKSVVQIKVYSQAFSAYTPWTTDGVRASSGTGFLIGNKRILTNAHVISNAKFIQVQRYNQTEWYRVKVLHVAHDCDLAVLEAEDPEFYKDSKELTLGEIPELNSPLIVVGYPIGGNKVSVTRGIVSRKEQSKYEHSSVDSHLVLQVDAAINPGNSGGPAIQNDKVVGVAFQVATKGENIGYLIPTKVIRHFLKDIEDGKYDGYVELGIGTFNSFNASLRKSKGIPEGMEGVFVTRILPHGSADGYLKEGDYLTEVDGLAIGRNGTITLDKDARVDFTETIDDKYSGEPIRFRVFRDGKLITVEFKAKRMPDFDFMRNRYDLSFDYSMIGGLLFQEMSRDLLGAWSRSGNTSGGSQFLYRYDYFIEDGFNGTKKADVVLYRKLAHPVNASADFYLNLVLESVNGEKVDSLADLKRIVSDSKSRFLKLKFLDVELPLILDREEVGKADAQIRSTYGLE, from the coding sequence ATCCTAAGATTACATCTAGTAATTCTCGCTTTCTTCTTTTATGCCCATCTGCATGCGGAAGAAAAAACGGACTTCGATAGCGTTCGTAAATCCGTTGTCCAAATCAAAGTATATTCCCAGGCATTTAGCGCTTATACGCCCTGGACCACGGACGGAGTCCGAGCTAGTTCCGGAACAGGATTTTTGATCGGAAACAAAAGAATCCTCACGAATGCCCACGTAATATCCAACGCCAAGTTCATCCAGGTCCAGAGATACAACCAAACGGAATGGTATCGAGTCAAGGTACTGCATGTTGCCCACGATTGCGATCTCGCCGTTTTAGAAGCGGAAGATCCCGAATTCTATAAGGACTCCAAAGAATTGACCTTGGGAGAAATCCCGGAACTGAACTCCCCTCTCATCGTGGTAGGGTATCCGATCGGAGGAAATAAGGTCTCCGTTACCCGAGGAATCGTTTCCAGAAAGGAACAATCCAAATACGAACATTCTTCGGTAGACAGCCACCTAGTATTGCAGGTAGACGCCGCCATCAATCCGGGGAACTCGGGTGGGCCGGCAATCCAAAACGACAAGGTAGTCGGAGTCGCCTTCCAAGTCGCCACCAAAGGGGAGAATATAGGATATCTCATCCCCACCAAAGTCATACGTCATTTTCTAAAGGATATAGAGGACGGAAAATACGACGGATACGTGGAGTTAGGAATTGGTACATTCAATTCTTTTAATGCTTCTCTGAGAAAATCCAAAGGAATCCCGGAAGGGATGGAAGGAGTTTTCGTAACCCGTATCCTTCCCCACGGTTCCGCTGACGGTTACCTGAAAGAAGGCGATTATCTGACGGAAGTCGACGGACTCGCAATCGGTCGTAACGGAACCATCACCCTGGATAAGGATGCCCGTGTGGATTTTACGGAAACCATAGACGATAAATACTCGGGAGAACCGATCCGGTTCCGTGTGTTTAGGGATGGAAAGCTCATCACCGTGGAATTCAAGGCCAAGAGAATGCCGGATTTCGATTTTATGCGGAATCGCTACGATCTCTCCTTCGACTATTCCATGATCGGTGGTCTTCTTTTCCAGGAAATGTCCAGGGATTTGTTGGGAGCTTGGAGCAGAAGCGGCAATACTTCCGGCGGCAGCCAATTTCTATATCGTTACGATTATTTCATAGAAGACGGCTTCAACGGAACTAAAAAGGCCGATGTGGTCCTCTACAGAAAACTCGCTCATCCCGTAAACGCCTCCGCGGATTTTTATCTGAACTTAGTCCTGGAATCCGTAAACGGAGAGAAGGTGGACAGTTTGGCGGATCTGAAACGAATCGTTTCCGATTCCAAATCCAGATTTCTCAAACTTAAGTTTTTGGATGTGGAACTTCCGCTCATCTTGGATAGAGAGGAAGTCGGAAAAGCGGACGCGCAAATCCGCAGTACCTACGGTTTGGAGTAA